The Prochlorococcus sp. MIT 0801 genomic sequence TTACGAAGGTAATTCCAGTAGCAAATACAGCAGTTCCTATCGCGCCCATTCCTGCAACTTGAATTGCTAAGCCAACAATCCCACTGAGAGTGAAGCCAGTAAGCAAGCTAAATCCAGTTAAGAGTGGAAGAGCTTTGGAGTTATTTGCGTTATTGGCAGCACTACTTGCCATAAAAAATAAAACTATTTCCGCAATAAATGCGACTATAAATAAAGGGCCGAATAAAGGATTGTTAGTTGCTTGTAAAGAAAGTCCACCTAAAACACCTAAACCTGTTAATGCCATTCCTCCGCCTACATAAGGCAAGGCTTTGTTTACTACATTTGGGCCAATAAGTGCACTAGATTGTGCTTCACGAATAGCTTGTTGAAAATTGCTGTTTGCTGGCATAACGCACCAGGTAATTATTAATACCTATTCTGGCACAAA encodes the following:
- a CDS encoding Bax inhibitor-1 family protein → MPANSNFQQAIREAQSSALIGPNVVNKALPYVGGGMALTGLGVLGGLSLQATNNPLFGPLFIVAFIAEIVLFFMASSAANNANNSKALPLLTGFSLLTGFTLSGIVGLAIQVAGMGAIGTAVFATGITFVIASSVGRKMSDNVGQALQGAVGLGLLGLIIAMVFQFVGGLFAPGMFGGSGFELMIAGFGTVLFVAMSFVDFYTMPRRYNDEQYLAGALGMYLTYINLFVFVLRLIIALQGGGRRD